The following DNA comes from Trueperaceae bacterium.
CTGAGCCTCTCGCGGGTGGCCGGGTCGAAGGTCCTCAAGGTCCCCTTCAGCTCCACCTCGTCCGGGACGATGTTGTAGGCGGTGCCGGCCTGGAAGCTGGTGATGCTCACCACCGACTGGTCGGCCGGCTCGGTCTCGCGGCTCACGACGGTCTGCAGGGACGTCACCACCTGCGAGGCGGCGACGATCGGGTCGATCACGTCCTGCGGGTAGGCGGCGTGGCCGCCCTTGCCCTTGACGACGAGCCTGAAGCTGTCCGTCGCCGCCATCGCCGGCCCGGCGCGCACGGCCACGGTCCCGAGCCTGTCGGTGCTCGAGAGGTGCAGCCCTATGACGTGGTCGACGGTGACGCCGTCCAGCGCGCCGTCGGCGAGCATCGCCTTGGCACCCGCCACGATCTCCTCGGCCGGCTGGAACACGAACACGACCCGCCCAGGCAGGCTCTCGCGCCGGCTCACCAGGACCTCGGCCACGCTGAGCAGGACGCTCGTGTGGCCGTCGTGCCCGCAGGCGTGGTGCCGGCCCGGCACCGTGCTCTTGTACGGGACGTCCTTCTCGTCGGCCACGGGCAGCGCGTCCATGTCGGCGCGGGCCAGCACCGTGGGTCCGGGGCGCCCCGTGTCGAGGACGGCGACGACGCCGGTGCCGCCCACGCCCACCCGCGGCTCGAGGCCGAGCTCGCGCAGGCGGGACGCGACCACGCCCATCGTCCTGCGCTCCTCGAACGCGATCTCGGGGTGCATGTGGAGGTCGCGCCTCGTCGCCACGGTCTTCTGCTGGAGCTCCTTCGCCTGTGCCGCGATGCTGCTGCTCATGACACGAGACTACGCTCGACGCGCATCCCGGCGCACCCCCCAGGGACGTCCGGCGCCACGCCGGCCTCCTCGCCGCCGCGCCGGCCCGCCGCTCGGCGGCGCCCACGCCCGCGGCTCAGCGTCCCCCCACCCGCACCTCCACCGAGCCGTCGCCCGGCACCGTCACCGCTTCGAACACCTGCGCCGGAGAGGTGAGGACGCGCACCTCGTAGACGCCCATGGGCAGCTCGACCGCTTCGCCCACCCGGCCGGTGGCGATCAGGTCGCCTCCGGGTCCGTAGACCTCGAAGCCCGGCCTCAGGGCGTCCGCCACGGCCAGCCGCAGCTCCTCGAACGAGGTCACGTCGACGTAGGTCGCGCCGACCTCCTCGGCCAGCGCCTCGAAAGCGGCCAGGCCGGCCTCGTCGAGCCCCAGCGAGACGATCGCGATCGTCGTGCTGCCCGAGGCGCGCAGCGCGGCGGCCGCCGCGGCGGGGTCGCCGCCGCAGGACTCCTCTCCGTCGGTGACGAGGATCACGGTGCGGGGGCCCGTCGCGGAGCGCAGGTCGTCCACGGCGGCCAGCAGCGAGTCCGCGATCGCCGTCTGCGAGAGGAGCTTGGGCTCGATGCCTGCCACGGACGCCAGCGCCCCCTCGCGGTCGAGCGGGGCGAGCGGGACCTCGAGGCGGGTCTCGCACGAGCTGGGAGCGACGTGGCCGAACGCCCGCAGCGAGAAGGGGGTGCCTTCCTCGAGCACCGTTCCGACTAGCTGCTCCAGGGCCCGCTTGGCCGCGGCGATGCGCTGCTCGCCGCTCGGCAGCGGCTGCCCCATGGAGCCCGACGCGTCGAAGATCACGTGGACGGCCCCGGGCCCGGCGTCGCCCGCGGGCAGCACCGACAGCGTGCCGGGGCCGGGCGGCTCCAACCGGGCCGTCGTCGCGGTGACCGTGTAGCGCTTCAGGCGGCGCAGCAGGCAGGACGCCCTGGCGAAGCCGCTGTCGAAGTCCCCCACGCCGCCGGCCATCGTGTAGACGCCGCCTCCGGCCGCGGCCCAGCTCCGCATGAGTTGCTGCGGGTAGAGGTCGCCGCCCGAGCTGACCTCGAACGTGAACACGCGGGGGCGCACGTCCCGCAGGGCCGCCCACAGGCCGGGCGTGAGCCAGTAGCCGCCCGTCTCGGCGTCGGTGATGAGGAGGACGGCCTTCGTGCCCTCGCGCTCGCGCAGGCCCTCGACGGCCGTCAGCAGGGCGAGCTCGGCGAGGCTCGAGTCGGCGTTCCTGTCCCACTCCGTGAGCGTCCGCTGCACCCTCTCGGGGTCGCTCGACCAGTGGGGCAGCAGCCATCGCGGGGAGGGCTCGTCGAAGGCGAGGAGCTGGACCGCCTCGCGGTCCCCGTCCACGTCGTCGGCGAAGGCGGCGAGGGACGCGTAGGTGATCGGCTGGTAGCTCGACACCGAGCCGCTGGTGTCCCACGAGAACACCACGGTCCGCTTCGGCTCCTCGAGCCTGAGCAGGTAGTCGCCCGGGGCGACGAACGCGCTCAGCACCACCTCGTCGCCGTCCTCGCTCGCTTCCACAGGGAAGGGCGTCAGGTCGGCGTCCAGCAGCTCGTAGTCGTAGGCGATCGTCGGGTCGCCTCCCAGGCGCAGCGCGAGGTGGTTGTGGCCCGGCGGCACCGTCAAGCGGAGCCAGTCGACGTCTTCGCCCACGGCCACGGTGCCCGCCACCGCGCTGCCGGGCGTCAACGGCGTCGCCCGCTCGGGCGCGTCGTCGTCGTCGGCCCCGACAGTGGCGGCGGCGGGGGCGGCCGCCAGCAGCTCGTAGGGGCCGCTCCCGGCGCCCGTACCCCACTCGCCGAGGGCCGAGAGGTAGCCGTCGCCCGGGGCCGCCTCGCGGGCCTCGAGCTTCGTCGGCGGGAAGTAGCGCCTGCCGCCCTCCCGCTTCGGGGACGAGAGGCGCACGTAGCGCGCCCATACCGGCTCGTCCAGGGCCATCGCGGTGCGTTCGCCCGCTCCGGCCAGCGGCCAGGTGCCCACGACCCGCCACGGGCCCGCCGGCCCGGCCAGGCTGACCGCGACCTCGACGGCGTCGAAGAGCTGGTCGGGGTCCTCCGCGGGCTGCACCCAGGCCAGCTCCGAGAGGCGGGCCGCGCGTCCGCCCAGGAAGCCGACGACGAACGCGAACCCGTCGTGACCCCCGAGGTCGAGCGGGCTCACCGCCGCGTCCGCGAGGAGCACGTCCGTCCTGTCGTCGGAGCCGAGCAGCGGGTCCGACCAGACCACGTGGCCGCCGAGCTCGGGCGCGGCGAGGTCTGACCCCGAGAACAGGGCCTCGTCCGCCGCGATCAGCTTCCACTCCCCGAAGTAGGCAGGCTCGTCGCCTTCGTGGTCGTCGACGACGACGAGCCTGGCGTACCGGGCGCTGACCGGCGCGGGGAACAC
Coding sequences within:
- a CDS encoding amidohydrolase, whose translation is MSSSIAAQAKELQQKTVATRRDLHMHPEIAFEERRTMGVVASRLRELGLEPRVGVGGTGVVAVLDTGRPGPTVLARADMDALPVADEKDVPYKSTVPGRHHACGHDGHTSVLLSVAEVLVSRRESLPGRVVFVFQPAEEIVAGAKAMLADGALDGVTVDHVIGLHLSSTDRLGTVAVRAGPAMAATDSFRLVVKGKGGHAAYPQDVIDPIVAASQVVTSLQTVVSRETEPADQSVVSITSFQAGTAYNIVPDEVELKGTLRTFDPATRERLRARVLEIAGTVARAYRAELQSEWFEGTPAVVNDAAAVARLRRVAAGLLGEDNVLEQRLVMGGDDMALWLQQAKGVYFFVGTRSGEATAHPHHSPRFDIDERGLEVAVSVLASGIVDLLAAD